Proteins encoded together in one Musa acuminata AAA Group cultivar baxijiao chromosome BXJ3-6, Cavendish_Baxijiao_AAA, whole genome shotgun sequence window:
- the LOC135583345 gene encoding probable thiamine biosynthetic bifunctional enzyme, chloroplastic, producing the protein MLELLDSCDSRRFRASKMQINPSFDTSSFMAVAAVATASPSSLIYTRPSSRSGGRIPGSARWTTAVVMAAGNGSGRRMPHVLTVAGSDSGAGAGIQADIKACGALGAYCSSVITAVTAQNTVGVQGVHPVPEAFVAEQLRSVLSDMAVDVVKTGMLPSVGIIKVLCRSLQEFPVKALVVDPVMVSTSGDMLAGPSTLSGYRDELFAMADIVTPNLKEASALLGGMSFRTVSDMCSAAKSIHNLGPRNVLVKGGHLPGSSEATDVFFDGENYHVLRGSHVNTRNTHGTGCTLASCIAAELAKGSPMLQAVQRAKTFVESALDYSKDILIGNGPQGPLDHLFDLNTHAHTAGARSFYANDLFLYAVTDSGMNRKWGRSIVDAVKASIEGGATIVQLRDKEAETRDFIEAANACLEICRSNGVPLLINDRVDVALACDADGVHVGQSDMPARVARSILGPQKIIGVSCKTAAQAAQAWADGADYIGCGGVFPTTTKANNLTVGLDGLKAVCLASKVPVVAIGGISAANAGSVMEISVPSLKGVAVVSALFDRECIGTEARRLKSILMDSSSHAKLSV; encoded by the exons ATGTTGGAGCTTTTAGATTCGTGCGATTCGCGAAGATTTAGGGCATCAAAGATGCAAATCAACCCTTCATTTGACACATCAAGCTTCATGGCAGTCGCCGCCGTCGCCACCGCTTCTCCGTCTTCTCTG ATTTACACGCGGCCTTCGTCGAGATCGGGCGGGCGGATCCCTGGGAGCGCGCGGTGGACGACCGCAGTGGTGATGGCGGCGGGAAACGGCAGCGGGAGGAGGATGCCTCACGTGCTCACCGTCGCCGGGTCCGACTCTGGCGCCGGAGCCGGGATCCAGGCCGACATCAAGGCCTGCGGGGCCCTCGGCGCATACTGCTCCTCCGTCATCACGGCCGTCACCGCGCAGAATACCGTCGGGGTTCAG GGTGTCCATCCCGTGCCGGAGGCGTTCGTGGCGGAGCAGCTGAGATCGGTGCTTTCCGATATGGCTGTCGATGTG GTAAAGACGGGGATGCTTCCTTCTGTAGGCATAATAAAAGTTCTATGCCGTAGTCTTCAGGAGTTCCCTGTTAAAG CTTTAGTTGTGGATCCAGTCATGGTTTCTACAAGCGGCGACATGCTTGCTGGGCCATCAACACTTTCAGGATATCG GGATGAACTTTTTGCGATGGCTGATATTGTTACTCCAAATCTCAAAGAAGCATCAGCTTTACTTGGAGGCATGTCATTTAGAACAGTATCTGACATGTGTTCTGCAGCAAAATCTATACATAACTTAGGTCCCAG GAATGTACTTGTGAAAGGTGGTCATCTCCCAGGTTCATCAGAAGCAACTGATGTATTTTTTGATG GAGAAAATTATCATGTGTTACGCGGATCACACGTAAACACCCGTAACACCCATGGCACTGGATGCACTCTTGCTTCATGCATAGCAGCAGAGCTCGCCAAAGGTTCCCCGATGCTGCAAGCTGTTCAG AGGGCCAAGACGTTTGTCGAGAGTGCTCTTGACTACAGCAAAGATATCTTAATTGGAAACGGACCTCAAGGCCCCTTGGACCACTTATTTGATCTCAACACTCATGCCCATACTGCAGGAGCGAGATCATTTTATGCTAATGATCTGTTCTTGTACGCAGTTACGGATTCTGGGATGAACAGGAAGTGGGGTCGTTCCATTGTGGATGCCGTGAAAGCATCCATCGAAGGAGGTGCCACCATTGTTCAGTTGAG AGACAAGGAGGCTGAGACCCGTGACTTCATCGAAGCAGCAAACGCTTGCTTGGAAATATGCCGATCCAACGGAGTGCCGCTGCTGATCAATGACCGAGTTGATGTTGCACTCGCCTGTGATGCCGATGGCGTGCATGTAGGGCAATCTGATATGCCAGCTCGAGTTGCTCGTAGCATTTTAGGGCCTCAAAAGATCATCGGCGTCTCATGTAAGACCGCAGCACAAGCAGCGCAGGCATGGGCGGATGGCGCGGATTACATCGGCTGTGGGGGTGTTTTCCCGACTACTACAAAGGCCAACAATCTCACGGTGGGTTTGGATGGCTTGAAGGCGGTTTGTCTGGCTTCCAAAGTGCCTGTGGTCGCCATTGGTGGTATCAGCGCTGCAAATGCTGGCTCAGTGATGGAGATTAGCGTCCCGAGCCTGAAAGGTGTTGCCGTCGTCTCTGCTCTATTTGATCGCGAGTGTATTGGTACTGAAGCCCGTCGGCTCAAGTCAATCCTGATGGACTCATCCTCCCACGCTAAATTATCGGTTTGA
- the LOC103987665 gene encoding auxin response factor 7 isoform X2: MAVANVNISSGTSGDVLYKELWHACAGPLVTLPRENERVYYFPQGHMEQLEASTNQGLDQHVPVFNLPPKILCRVVNVELRAEPDTDEVYAHIILLPEPNQGEVTSPDPPFSEPERCKVYSFCKTLTASDTSTHGGFSVLRRHADECLPPLDMTQDPPCQELVAKDLHRNEWRFRHIFRGQPRRHLLTTGWSVFVSSKRLVAGDAFIFLRGENGELRVGVRRLMRQLNNMPSSVISSHSMHLGVLATASHAITTGTLFSVFYKPRASRSEFIISLNKYIEAKSHKFSVGMRFKMRFEGDDTPERRFSGTIVGAIDKVSSQWADSEWRSLKVQWDEPSSTLRPDSVSPWELEPLIAAAPPSAQPVQRIKRARLPASPVGTPGPSPTPGSWKSQVETAQMFSFSGPQRGEEPYSSYKPACIFSSASQSGSIGFNASNAPSTAINSHAPSTAINSRLCWPIMTETQSDTFSASINREPCDRKQETSKGCRLFGIQLIESSGMGEMSPVPTISGVGVDQPAMSLEVDSDLQSRPSNIERSDAPADNSEPEKLCLRSSWETQSRQPRSCTKVHMQGMAVGRAVDLTRLCGYDDLLYKLENMFSIQGELSGAVKKWVVVYTDNEDDMMLVGDDPWLEFCSMVRKIYIYTSEEAKRLSPKRKLPPVIGEVVKSGSKKALFDADADTNAAAGLKGLGGQDDVSG, encoded by the exons ATGGCGGTGGCAAATGTGAATATCTCATCAG GGACTTCTGGTGATGTCTTGTACAAGGAACTATGGCATGCTTGTGCTGGACCCTTGGTTACCTTACCTCGTGAAAATGAACGTGTGTATTACTTTCCCCAAGGTCACATGGAACAG CTGGAGGCATCAACAAATCAGGGACTTGACCAGCATGTGCCTGTGTTCAATCTACCACCAAAGATCCTGTGCAGGGTGGTAAATGTTGAACTTCGA GCAGAACCAGATACAGACGAAGTTTATGCACACATTATACTGTTACCTGAACCAAAT CAAGGTGAGGTCACTAGTCCGGATCCTCCTTTTTCTGAGCCTGAAAGGTGCAAAGTCTACTCCTTCTGTAAGACTTTAACTGCCTCGGACACAAGCACTCATGGAGGTTTTTCAGTTCTGAGGAGACATGCAGATGAATGTCTTCCTCCATTG GACATGACACAGGATCCACCTTGCCAAGAACTAGTTGCCAAAGATCTTCATCGAAATGAGTGGCGGTTCCGCCACATTTTTCGag GTCAACCTAGGCGCCACCTGCTTACAACAGGTTGGAGTGTATTTGTCAGCTCAAAGCGATTGGTGGCTGGTGATGCTTTTATATTTTTAAG AGGGGAAAATGGTGAGCTGCGAGTTGGTGTCAGGAGGCTCATGAGGCAACTCAATAACATGCCATCATCTGTCATTTCCAGTCATAGTATGCATCTTGGAGTTCTTGCTACAGCATCCCATGCTATCACTACTGGGACTCTTTTTTCTGTTTTTTACAAACCAAG AGCAAGTCGATCTGAGTTCATCATAAGTCTCAACAAGTATATTGAAGCCAAGAGTCACAAATTTTCTGTAGGGATGAGGTTTAAGATGAGATTTGAGGGTGATGATACTCCTGAAAGGAG ATTTAGCGGTACTATTGTTGGTGCCATAGACAAGGTATCATCTCAATGGGCAGATTCAGAGTGGAGATCCTTGAAG GTCCAATGGGATGAACCATCATCTACGCTGCGTCCAGACAGTGTTTCACCTTGGGAGTTGGAGCCACTGATCGCAGCTGCTCCTCCGTCCGCCCAACCAGTCCAGCGAATCAAGCGTGCACGATTACCTGCTTCACCTGTTGGAACACCAGGACCTTCTCCTACGCCTG GTTCTTGGAAATCCCAAGTCGAGACTGCCCAAATGTTCTCTTTTTCCGGGCCACAAAGAGGTGAAGAGCCATATTCATCATATAAACCAGCATGTATATTCTCATCAGCATCACAGTCTGGTTCCATTGGATTCAATGCAAGCAATGCTCCATCTACTGCTATCAACAGCCATGCTCCATCTACTGCTATCAACAGCCGCCTATGCTGGCCAATCATGACTGAAACTCAAAGTGACACCTTCTCGGCAAGCATCAATAGAGAACCATGTGATAGAAAACAGGAAACTAGCAAAGGCTGCAGGCTATTTGGGATTCAGCTGATTGAGAGTTCTGGAATGGGAGAAATGTCACCAGTCCCGACAATTTCAGGGGTTGGGGTGGACCAACCTGCAATGTCTTTGGAAGTGGATTCAGACCTACAGTCACGGCCATCAAACATTGAGAGGTCTGATGCACCTGCAGACAACAGTGAGCCGGAGAAGTTATGCTTAAGGTCATCTTGGGAGACACAAAGCAGGCAACCGAGGAGCTGCACCAAG GTTCACATGCAAGGTATGGCAGTTGGAAGGGCAGTGGACTTGACAAGATTATGTGGATATGATGATCTTCTTTACAAGCTGGAAAACATGTTTAGTATTCAAGGAGAGCTCTCTGGTGCAGTCAAAAAGTGGGTGGTTGTCTACACAGACAATGAGGATGACATGATGTTGGTTGGTGATGACCCTTGGCT CGAGTTCTGCAGCATGGTGAGGaagatatatatttatacaaGCGAAGAAGCCAAGAGACTTTCTCCTAAGAGGAAGCTGCCACCAGTCATTGGTGAGGTTGTCAAGTCTGGTTCAAAGAAAGCCTTATTTGATGCTGATGCCGACACGAATGCAGCCGCTGGGCTGAAAGGTCTTGGAGGCCAGGATGATGTTTCTGGTTAG
- the LOC103987665 gene encoding auxin response factor 7 isoform X1 produces the protein MAVANVNISSGTSGDVLYKELWHACAGPLVTLPRENERVYYFPQGHMEQLEASTNQGLDQHVPVFNLPPKILCRVVNVELRAEPDTDEVYAHIILLPEPNQGEVTSPDPPFSEPERCKVYSFCKTLTASDTSTHGGFSVLRRHADECLPPLDMTQDPPCQELVAKDLHRNEWRFRHIFRGQPRRHLLTTGWSVFVSSKRLVAGDAFIFLRGENGELRVGVRRLMRQLNNMPSSVISSHSMHLGVLATASHAITTGTLFSVFYKPRASRSEFIISLNKYIEAKSHKFSVGMRFKMRFEGDDTPERRFSGTIVGAIDKVSSQWADSEWRSLKVQWDEPSSTLRPDSVSPWELEPLIAAAPPSAQPVQRIKRARLPASPVGTPGPSPTPVVYVGSWKSQVETAQMFSFSGPQRGEEPYSSYKPACIFSSASQSGSIGFNASNAPSTAINSHAPSTAINSRLCWPIMTETQSDTFSASINREPCDRKQETSKGCRLFGIQLIESSGMGEMSPVPTISGVGVDQPAMSLEVDSDLQSRPSNIERSDAPADNSEPEKLCLRSSWETQSRQPRSCTKVHMQGMAVGRAVDLTRLCGYDDLLYKLENMFSIQGELSGAVKKWVVVYTDNEDDMMLVGDDPWLEFCSMVRKIYIYTSEEAKRLSPKRKLPPVIGEVVKSGSKKALFDADADTNAAAGLKGLGGQDDVSG, from the exons ATGGCGGTGGCAAATGTGAATATCTCATCAG GGACTTCTGGTGATGTCTTGTACAAGGAACTATGGCATGCTTGTGCTGGACCCTTGGTTACCTTACCTCGTGAAAATGAACGTGTGTATTACTTTCCCCAAGGTCACATGGAACAG CTGGAGGCATCAACAAATCAGGGACTTGACCAGCATGTGCCTGTGTTCAATCTACCACCAAAGATCCTGTGCAGGGTGGTAAATGTTGAACTTCGA GCAGAACCAGATACAGACGAAGTTTATGCACACATTATACTGTTACCTGAACCAAAT CAAGGTGAGGTCACTAGTCCGGATCCTCCTTTTTCTGAGCCTGAAAGGTGCAAAGTCTACTCCTTCTGTAAGACTTTAACTGCCTCGGACACAAGCACTCATGGAGGTTTTTCAGTTCTGAGGAGACATGCAGATGAATGTCTTCCTCCATTG GACATGACACAGGATCCACCTTGCCAAGAACTAGTTGCCAAAGATCTTCATCGAAATGAGTGGCGGTTCCGCCACATTTTTCGag GTCAACCTAGGCGCCACCTGCTTACAACAGGTTGGAGTGTATTTGTCAGCTCAAAGCGATTGGTGGCTGGTGATGCTTTTATATTTTTAAG AGGGGAAAATGGTGAGCTGCGAGTTGGTGTCAGGAGGCTCATGAGGCAACTCAATAACATGCCATCATCTGTCATTTCCAGTCATAGTATGCATCTTGGAGTTCTTGCTACAGCATCCCATGCTATCACTACTGGGACTCTTTTTTCTGTTTTTTACAAACCAAG AGCAAGTCGATCTGAGTTCATCATAAGTCTCAACAAGTATATTGAAGCCAAGAGTCACAAATTTTCTGTAGGGATGAGGTTTAAGATGAGATTTGAGGGTGATGATACTCCTGAAAGGAG ATTTAGCGGTACTATTGTTGGTGCCATAGACAAGGTATCATCTCAATGGGCAGATTCAGAGTGGAGATCCTTGAAG GTCCAATGGGATGAACCATCATCTACGCTGCGTCCAGACAGTGTTTCACCTTGGGAGTTGGAGCCACTGATCGCAGCTGCTCCTCCGTCCGCCCAACCAGTCCAGCGAATCAAGCGTGCACGATTACCTGCTTCACCTGTTGGAACACCAGGACCTTCTCCTACGCCTG TTGTTTATGTAGGTTCTTGGAAATCCCAAGTCGAGACTGCCCAAATGTTCTCTTTTTCCGGGCCACAAAGAGGTGAAGAGCCATATTCATCATATAAACCAGCATGTATATTCTCATCAGCATCACAGTCTGGTTCCATTGGATTCAATGCAAGCAATGCTCCATCTACTGCTATCAACAGCCATGCTCCATCTACTGCTATCAACAGCCGCCTATGCTGGCCAATCATGACTGAAACTCAAAGTGACACCTTCTCGGCAAGCATCAATAGAGAACCATGTGATAGAAAACAGGAAACTAGCAAAGGCTGCAGGCTATTTGGGATTCAGCTGATTGAGAGTTCTGGAATGGGAGAAATGTCACCAGTCCCGACAATTTCAGGGGTTGGGGTGGACCAACCTGCAATGTCTTTGGAAGTGGATTCAGACCTACAGTCACGGCCATCAAACATTGAGAGGTCTGATGCACCTGCAGACAACAGTGAGCCGGAGAAGTTATGCTTAAGGTCATCTTGGGAGACACAAAGCAGGCAACCGAGGAGCTGCACCAAG GTTCACATGCAAGGTATGGCAGTTGGAAGGGCAGTGGACTTGACAAGATTATGTGGATATGATGATCTTCTTTACAAGCTGGAAAACATGTTTAGTATTCAAGGAGAGCTCTCTGGTGCAGTCAAAAAGTGGGTGGTTGTCTACACAGACAATGAGGATGACATGATGTTGGTTGGTGATGACCCTTGGCT CGAGTTCTGCAGCATGGTGAGGaagatatatatttatacaaGCGAAGAAGCCAAGAGACTTTCTCCTAAGAGGAAGCTGCCACCAGTCATTGGTGAGGTTGTCAAGTCTGGTTCAAAGAAAGCCTTATTTGATGCTGATGCCGACACGAATGCAGCCGCTGGGCTGAAAGGTCTTGGAGGCCAGGATGATGTTTCTGGTTAG
- the LOC135640821 gene encoding phytolongin Phyl1.1-like: MDSSSSSSSSPGNIVFFSVSKEKDLLYSYNGGGQEIQALALSWSDKAKYHHAWHSHTVDNMTFGFLMQDGYTFFAIDDDGNTGNSEILLFLERLRDAFREVAKDDKVGDELSWVIRVRAGDKTRNASMKAQQLSGDTHEEKSPEDVGGVSSRALKVDVLQGPAGGVISLSRSLSCRLMAQQRARRLWWRQVKIVAAVDALLCLTMFAVWLVVCEGFQCVS; this comes from the coding sequence atggattcttcttcttcttcttcttcttcgcccgGAAACATCGTCTTCTTCAGCGTGTCCAAGGAGAAGGACCTTCTGTACTCCTACAATGGCGGCGGCCAGGAGATCCAGGCTTTGGCTCTGAGCTGGTCGGACAAGGCGAAATACCATCACGCTTGGCACTCCCACACCGTCGACAACATGACCTTCGGCTTCCTGATGCAGGACGGGTATACATTCTTCGCCATCGACGACGACGGGAACACCGGCAACTCAGAGATCCTGCTGTTCCTGGAGCGCCTCCGGGACGCCTTCAGGGAGGTGGCCAAGGACGACAAGGTGGGAGACGAGCTCAGCTGGGTTATCAGAGTCCGAGCAGGCGACAAGACCAGGAACGCCTCCATGAAGGCGCAGCAGCTGTCGGGGGACACGCACGAGGAGAAGAGTCCGGAGGATGTCGGCGGCGTTTCGAGCAGGGCATTGAAGGTGGACGTGCTGCAGGGGCCGGCGGGCGGTGTGATTTCTCTGAGCCGGAGCTTGAGCTGCAGGCTGATGGCGCAGCAGCGGGCGCGGCGGTTGTGGTGGCGCCAGGTGAAGATTGTTGCCGCGGTCGACGCGCTGCTGTGTTTGACCATGTTTGCCGTGTGGCTGGTAGTATGCGAAGGCTTTCAATGTGTGTCTTGA
- the LOC135640822 gene encoding pectinesterase inhibitor 28-like translates to MASSPSFFFFFFLLLLTPSLASPPPPPSSTLIQTTCSLTSNYDFCVAALRSDPRSLRAKDVKSLSAIALRISVAKAKTTAAYAASLAKNATEAAASRSAFRTCAEKYKNAGEALRWALGSLAQENYDYACVHVGAAQEYASTCGRLFFRRNPGMAFPAAMAKREDELQRLCGTAFDIISQLG, encoded by the coding sequence ATGGCTTCCTctccctccttcttcttcttcttcttcttgcttctcCTCACACCCTCGCTTGCctcaccaccacctccacctTCCTCCACGTTAATCCAAACCACATGCAGCCTGACGTCCAACTACGACTTCTGCGTCGCCGCGCTCCGATCCGACCCTCGCAGCCTGAGAGCCAAGGACGTCAAGTCCCTCTCCGCCATCGCTCTCCGGATCTCCGTCGCCAAGGCGAAGACCACAGCGGCGTACGCGGCCAGCCTCGCCAAGAACGCTACCGAGGCGGCGGCGTCCCGGTCGGCGTTCCGGACCTGCGCGGAGAAGTACAAGAACGCCGGCGAGGCGCTGCGGTGGGCGCTCGGCTCGCTGGCGCAGGAGAACTACGACTACGCCTGCGTGCACGTCGGCGCGGCCCAGGAGTACGCCAGCACATGCGGCAGGCTCTTCTTCCGGAGGAATCCCGGCATGGCGTTCCCGGCGGCGATGGCCAAAAGAGAGGATGAGCTGCAGCGCCTGTGTGGCACTGCCTTCGACATCATCTCCCAGCTTGGTTGA
- the LOC103987665 gene encoding auxin response factor 7 isoform X3, whose amino-acid sequence MEQLEASTNQGLDQHVPVFNLPPKILCRVVNVELRAEPDTDEVYAHIILLPEPNQGEVTSPDPPFSEPERCKVYSFCKTLTASDTSTHGGFSVLRRHADECLPPLDMTQDPPCQELVAKDLHRNEWRFRHIFRGQPRRHLLTTGWSVFVSSKRLVAGDAFIFLRGENGELRVGVRRLMRQLNNMPSSVISSHSMHLGVLATASHAITTGTLFSVFYKPRASRSEFIISLNKYIEAKSHKFSVGMRFKMRFEGDDTPERRFSGTIVGAIDKVSSQWADSEWRSLKVQWDEPSSTLRPDSVSPWELEPLIAAAPPSAQPVQRIKRARLPASPVGTPGPSPTPVVYVGSWKSQVETAQMFSFSGPQRGEEPYSSYKPACIFSSASQSGSIGFNASNAPSTAINSHAPSTAINSRLCWPIMTETQSDTFSASINREPCDRKQETSKGCRLFGIQLIESSGMGEMSPVPTISGVGVDQPAMSLEVDSDLQSRPSNIERSDAPADNSEPEKLCLRSSWETQSRQPRSCTKVHMQGMAVGRAVDLTRLCGYDDLLYKLENMFSIQGELSGAVKKWVVVYTDNEDDMMLVGDDPWLEFCSMVRKIYIYTSEEAKRLSPKRKLPPVIGEVVKSGSKKALFDADADTNAAAGLKGLGGQDDVSG is encoded by the exons ATGGAACAG CTGGAGGCATCAACAAATCAGGGACTTGACCAGCATGTGCCTGTGTTCAATCTACCACCAAAGATCCTGTGCAGGGTGGTAAATGTTGAACTTCGA GCAGAACCAGATACAGACGAAGTTTATGCACACATTATACTGTTACCTGAACCAAAT CAAGGTGAGGTCACTAGTCCGGATCCTCCTTTTTCTGAGCCTGAAAGGTGCAAAGTCTACTCCTTCTGTAAGACTTTAACTGCCTCGGACACAAGCACTCATGGAGGTTTTTCAGTTCTGAGGAGACATGCAGATGAATGTCTTCCTCCATTG GACATGACACAGGATCCACCTTGCCAAGAACTAGTTGCCAAAGATCTTCATCGAAATGAGTGGCGGTTCCGCCACATTTTTCGag GTCAACCTAGGCGCCACCTGCTTACAACAGGTTGGAGTGTATTTGTCAGCTCAAAGCGATTGGTGGCTGGTGATGCTTTTATATTTTTAAG AGGGGAAAATGGTGAGCTGCGAGTTGGTGTCAGGAGGCTCATGAGGCAACTCAATAACATGCCATCATCTGTCATTTCCAGTCATAGTATGCATCTTGGAGTTCTTGCTACAGCATCCCATGCTATCACTACTGGGACTCTTTTTTCTGTTTTTTACAAACCAAG AGCAAGTCGATCTGAGTTCATCATAAGTCTCAACAAGTATATTGAAGCCAAGAGTCACAAATTTTCTGTAGGGATGAGGTTTAAGATGAGATTTGAGGGTGATGATACTCCTGAAAGGAG ATTTAGCGGTACTATTGTTGGTGCCATAGACAAGGTATCATCTCAATGGGCAGATTCAGAGTGGAGATCCTTGAAG GTCCAATGGGATGAACCATCATCTACGCTGCGTCCAGACAGTGTTTCACCTTGGGAGTTGGAGCCACTGATCGCAGCTGCTCCTCCGTCCGCCCAACCAGTCCAGCGAATCAAGCGTGCACGATTACCTGCTTCACCTGTTGGAACACCAGGACCTTCTCCTACGCCTG TTGTTTATGTAGGTTCTTGGAAATCCCAAGTCGAGACTGCCCAAATGTTCTCTTTTTCCGGGCCACAAAGAGGTGAAGAGCCATATTCATCATATAAACCAGCATGTATATTCTCATCAGCATCACAGTCTGGTTCCATTGGATTCAATGCAAGCAATGCTCCATCTACTGCTATCAACAGCCATGCTCCATCTACTGCTATCAACAGCCGCCTATGCTGGCCAATCATGACTGAAACTCAAAGTGACACCTTCTCGGCAAGCATCAATAGAGAACCATGTGATAGAAAACAGGAAACTAGCAAAGGCTGCAGGCTATTTGGGATTCAGCTGATTGAGAGTTCTGGAATGGGAGAAATGTCACCAGTCCCGACAATTTCAGGGGTTGGGGTGGACCAACCTGCAATGTCTTTGGAAGTGGATTCAGACCTACAGTCACGGCCATCAAACATTGAGAGGTCTGATGCACCTGCAGACAACAGTGAGCCGGAGAAGTTATGCTTAAGGTCATCTTGGGAGACACAAAGCAGGCAACCGAGGAGCTGCACCAAG GTTCACATGCAAGGTATGGCAGTTGGAAGGGCAGTGGACTTGACAAGATTATGTGGATATGATGATCTTCTTTACAAGCTGGAAAACATGTTTAGTATTCAAGGAGAGCTCTCTGGTGCAGTCAAAAAGTGGGTGGTTGTCTACACAGACAATGAGGATGACATGATGTTGGTTGGTGATGACCCTTGGCT CGAGTTCTGCAGCATGGTGAGGaagatatatatttatacaaGCGAAGAAGCCAAGAGACTTTCTCCTAAGAGGAAGCTGCCACCAGTCATTGGTGAGGTTGTCAAGTCTGGTTCAAAGAAAGCCTTATTTGATGCTGATGCCGACACGAATGCAGCCGCTGGGCTGAAAGGTCTTGGAGGCCAGGATGATGTTTCTGGTTAG
- the LOC135640784 gene encoding YTH domain-containing protein ECT4-like gives MDPKADSAFDLDEERVAPNRSSSLQAVEAAQGFSHGRGRIIPSLSNERQDGFFYRDNHMNLPRTAQAVHGHNHFGVNKKYSSHKTFEVSRELVHGPRANKSNSCLGSSTRNNNLNQFVRRDKYNKTDFQIEYENAKFFMIKSYNEDDVHKSVKYNVWASTPNGNKKLDAVFWVAERLMKKGSKCPIFLFFSVNASGQFVGLAEMIGPVDFNKNLDFWQKETWNGFFPVKWHIIKDIPNRLFQSIRLENNDNKAVTFSKDTQEIGLPQGLQMLHIFKGHPLGTSLLDDFGFYEQREKSLQATRRRRPAVMDVDFEFYDDSCGKIGSSSK, from the exons ATGGATCCAAAGGCAGATTCCGCTTTTGATCTGGATGAAGAACGTGTT GCTCCAAATCGGAGTTCTAGTTTACAAGCAGTTGAAGCTGCTCAAGGTTTCTCCCATGGTCGTGGTCGGATAATACCTTCACTCTCTAATGAAAGACAGGATGGGTTTTTCTATAGAGATAATCACATGAATCTGCCAAGGACCGCCCAGGCTGTTCATGGTCATAACCATTTTGGAGTGAATAAGAAATATAGCTCACACAAAACTTTCGAAGTTTCAAGAGAGCTAGTTCATGGTCCCAGGGCAAACAAATCGAATAGTTGTTTGGGCTCATCAACCAGAAACAACAATTTGAACCAGTTTGTTCGCAGAGATAAATATAACAAAACAGATTTTCAGATTGAATATGAAAATGCCAAGTTCTTCATGATAAAGTCATACAATGAAGACGATGTCCACAAAAGTGTCAAATACAATGTGTGGGCAAGTACTCCCAATGGTAATAAAAAGCTGGATGCTGTATTCTGGGTTGCAGAGAGATTAATGAAGAAGGGCTCAAAGTGTCCAATTTTCCTATTTTTCTCA GTTAATGCCAGTGGTCAGTTTGTTGGTTTGGCTGAAATGATTGGACCTGTTGATTTCAACAAGAACCTTGATTTCTGGCAAAAAGAGACCTGGAATGGGTTTTTCCCAGTGAAGTGGCACATCATAAAGGACATACCTAACAGACTTTTTCAAAGTATTAGGCTTGAGAACAATGACAACAAGGCTGTAACATTTAGTAAGGATACTCAGGAG ATAGGGCTGCCACAAGGTTTACAAATGCTGCACATATTCAAGGGCCACCCTCTGGGAACATCACTACTGGATGATTTCGGGTTCTATGAACAGAGAGAGAAATCACTGCAGGCCACAAGGAGAAGGCGGCCTGCTGTGATGGATGTAGATTTTGAATTCTATGATGACAGTTGTG GAAAAATTGGAAGCAGCAGTAAATGA